In Deltaproteobacteria bacterium, a single genomic region encodes these proteins:
- a CDS encoding aromatic amino acid lyase — MMPNRGAVSIGAARLTIAEVDAVARAVVAVQLEGEARSRLLRSYEFVQRLAETSTPVYGLTTGCGPLATQPIAPERREEFQRNLVRSHACTLGAPHPVSFVRAALAVRAQVLAQGYSGVAPATVELLLALLNDGIHPIVREVGGVGASGDLVELAQVALAVIGEGQVEFHGKSMRADAAMAEAGLSPLTPRYREGLALMNGTSFHTGAAAVLMSRARRIMAAAEVAAAMVFEALRGNLEALAPEFQLTRPHRGQRAVAERVAAIVRHSALTGSTESAAGRQDGYSLRCIAQVLGAVVDALESAAAVIETELNSVSDNPLFLVDDGRVVHGGNFHGQPVAMALDQMKLAMVELGVMSERRLARLLDATLNAGLPPFLIRDGAGLRSGFMGVQYCASSMAADNAVLAAPASVRSVPTNANNQDVVSMAMVAARQCARVIDNVERMVAIELLGAAQALDLRGAEGAGTGTRAAHALIRAQAPPLIEDRPLDADVEAVCRVIDSGSLAGAIEPGW; from the coding sequence ATGATGCCGAACCGTGGTGCCGTCAGCATTGGGGCCGCTCGCTTAACCATCGCCGAGGTCGACGCGGTCGCGCGTGCAGTGGTCGCGGTGCAGCTGGAGGGCGAGGCCCGGAGCCGCCTGCTGCGCTCGTACGAGTTCGTCCAGCGGCTGGCGGAAACCAGCACGCCGGTGTACGGCTTGACCACCGGCTGCGGCCCACTGGCCACGCAGCCGATTGCGCCCGAACGGCGCGAGGAATTTCAACGCAACCTGGTGCGCAGTCACGCCTGCACGCTCGGCGCCCCACACCCGGTCAGCTTCGTGCGCGCCGCGCTGGCGGTGCGGGCACAGGTGCTCGCCCAAGGCTACTCCGGCGTCGCCCCGGCTACGGTCGAGTTGCTCCTGGCGCTCCTAAATGACGGCATCCATCCCATCGTCCGTGAGGTCGGCGGCGTTGGCGCCAGCGGCGATCTGGTCGAGCTGGCCCAGGTCGCTCTCGCGGTCATCGGCGAAGGGCAGGTTGAATTCCACGGCAAGAGCATGCGCGCCGATGCCGCCATGGCGGAAGCCGGTCTGAGCCCGCTGACGCCGCGCTATCGCGAGGGCCTGGCGTTGATGAACGGGACCTCCTTTCACACCGGCGCCGCCGCCGTGCTCATGTCCCGCGCGCGCCGGATCATGGCCGCGGCCGAGGTAGCGGCGGCGATGGTGTTCGAGGCCTTGCGCGGCAATCTCGAAGCGCTCGCTCCCGAGTTCCAACTCACGCGGCCGCACCGCGGGCAGCGGGCGGTGGCCGAGCGCGTCGCCGCCATCGTGCGCCACAGCGCTCTGACCGGCAGCACCGAGTCCGCCGCCGGACGCCAGGACGGATACAGCTTGCGTTGCATCGCGCAGGTGTTGGGCGCGGTGGTCGACGCGCTGGAGTCCGCGGCCGCCGTCATCGAGACCGAGTTGAACTCGGTGAGCGACAATCCGCTCTTCCTCGTCGATGACGGCCGGGTGGTACACGGGGGCAATTTTCACGGCCAGCCGGTGGCGATGGCGCTCGATCAGATGAAGCTGGCGATGGTGGAGCTGGGGGTGATGTCGGAGCGCCGCCTCGCCCGCTTGCTCGACGCCACGCTCAACGCCGGCCTGCCCCCGTTCTTGATCCGCGATGGCGCCGGGCTGCGCAGCGGCTTCATGGGGGTGCAATACTGCGCCAGCTCGATGGCGGCAGACAACGCCGTCCTCGCAGCGCCCGCCAGTGTGCGCTCGGTGCCCACCAACGCCAACAACCAGGACGTCGTCAGCATGGCCATGGTCGCCGCCCGGCAGTGCGCGCGGGTCATCGACAACGTCGAGCGCATGGTCGCAATCGAGCTGTTAGGCGCTGCCCAAGCGCTCGATCTGCGCGGCGCTGAGGGCGCCGGTACCGGCACGCGCGCGGCCCACGCCTTGATCCGCGCCCAGGCACCGCCGCTGATCGAGGACCGGCCGCTGGACGCGGATGTCGAAGCCGTATGTCGTGTGATCGACAGCGGGTCATTGGCTGGCGCCATCGAGCCGGGTTGGTGA
- a CDS encoding LLM class flavin-dependent oxidoreductase, translated as MSTEMRIGMNLPVMVPGLDRRTILEWARRIDAGPYASLAAGERINFPNPEVMVTMAAAAAVTERVRLAFTVIVLPMHSPVLIAKQVATLDVISAGRVTLGLGVGARVDDYQAVGAPFEAQRLKRMEEQIALMRRVWAGEVMVEGARPVEPLPVQPGGPEVLAGALAPQSIRRAARWADGICGFSFGPSADEVSFAYDTARRAWQQAGRTPPRLVMSFWFALGPRARAQLDDYLARYLGFLGDEAARALAPTVQTASPAALRDAARRLADLGTDELILVPTTADPDEVNRVADILA; from the coding sequence ATGAGCACTGAAATGCGGATCGGGATGAACTTGCCGGTAATGGTGCCGGGGCTGGATCGGCGCACGATTCTGGAGTGGGCGCGGCGCATCGATGCCGGGCCATATGCCAGCCTGGCGGCCGGTGAGCGCATCAACTTCCCGAACCCCGAGGTGATGGTGACGATGGCGGCGGCCGCGGCGGTTACCGAGCGCGTGCGCCTGGCGTTCACCGTGATCGTGCTGCCGATGCACAGCCCGGTGCTGATCGCCAAGCAGGTGGCCACACTGGATGTGATCTCCGCCGGCCGTGTCACCCTCGGCCTCGGTGTCGGCGCTCGGGTGGATGACTACCAAGCCGTCGGGGCGCCGTTCGAGGCTCAACGGCTCAAGCGCATGGAAGAGCAGATTGCGTTGATGCGCCGCGTGTGGGCCGGCGAAGTGATGGTCGAGGGAGCCCGGCCGGTCGAGCCGCTGCCGGTGCAGCCGGGCGGGCCGGAGGTGCTCGCCGGCGCCTTGGCCCCGCAATCCATCCGCCGCGCCGCCCGTTGGGCGGACGGCATTTGCGGCTTCAGCTTCGGGCCATCGGCGGACGAGGTCAGCTTCGCTTACGACACCGCTCGCCGTGCCTGGCAGCAGGCGGGGCGCACGCCGCCGCGCCTGGTGATGAGCTTCTGGTTCGCGCTTGGCCCGCGGGCGCGCGCGCAGCTTGACGACTACCTGGCCCGCTATCTCGGCTTTCTCGGCGACGAAGCGGCGCGGGCGCTCGCCCCCACCGTGCAAACCGCCTCGCCCGCTGCACTGCGTGACGCCGCCCGTAGGCTCGCCGACTTGGGTACCGACGAACTCATTCTGGTGCCGACGACGGCGGACCCCGACGAGGTTAACCGCGTCGCCGATATCCTCGCTTGA
- a CDS encoding NAD(P)/FAD-dependent oxidoreductase, protein MADTAYDVIVVGAGFGGSACAGLLAKRGLKVLLVEKNARAGGKAMSLAKNGFTYTAWVVIGAPVIGNLYEAVANELDVADLMKLVAPGRQGSIYKNAAGKYARLPDMPVGQTDPNVVFDWLEIKPEDRDRALAFFAHLTMMPAEEINQLHGISFHDWITRQNVPRSLYAFLVSLCCDGMFMVPADLLEAAEAITSLQHMFLRHGGMFCQGGYGRVAEAYCEAVRRHGGTVLMKAKTEQIIAADGRVSGVVTGQGTFTAPIVISNAGLQPTVMKLVGEQHFDQKYVQYVKSLLPSWALLGYRYFLRQPVLDVTYGVIFSDNSPWSLDRLNQAHAGRASREGVVYFEVPSNYDPAAAPPGKQIVMTGSFCPPSPQMTAEEIAAWANAGEAIFFKAFPALADAIEDKELYTPKDVSNLTRDSAIHGHGGETIGLGQVVGQCGPGKPTVEAPLRGLFYVGCDAGGSGVGTQQAIESGMKVADAVLRYHQASKAAA, encoded by the coding sequence ATGGCGGATACAGCGTATGACGTGATCGTGGTCGGTGCCGGTTTTGGTGGCAGCGCCTGCGCGGGTTTGCTGGCGAAGCGCGGGCTCAAGGTGTTGCTGGTGGAGAAGAACGCCCGCGCCGGCGGCAAGGCCATGAGCCTGGCCAAGAACGGGTTCACCTACACTGCCTGGGTGGTCATCGGCGCACCGGTGATCGGCAACCTTTACGAAGCGGTGGCGAACGAACTGGATGTCGCCGACCTCATGAAGCTAGTCGCGCCGGGACGCCAGGGCAGCATCTACAAGAACGCCGCGGGCAAGTATGCCAGGCTGCCCGATATGCCGGTCGGACAGACCGACCCCAACGTCGTCTTCGACTGGCTGGAGATCAAGCCTGAGGATCGCGATCGGGCGCTGGCGTTCTTTGCTCACCTGACGATGATGCCCGCGGAAGAAATCAACCAGCTCCACGGCATCAGCTTTCACGACTGGATCACGCGCCAGAACGTTCCCCGATCGCTGTACGCCTTCCTCGTCAGCCTCTGCTGCGACGGCATGTTCATGGTGCCGGCGGATCTGCTGGAGGCGGCGGAGGCAATCACCAGCTTGCAGCACATGTTCCTGCGCCACGGCGGGATGTTCTGTCAGGGCGGTTACGGTCGCGTGGCCGAGGCGTACTGTGAGGCGGTGCGGCGCCACGGCGGCACCGTGCTGATGAAGGCCAAGACCGAGCAGATCATCGCCGCCGACGGCCGCGTCAGCGGCGTCGTTACCGGCCAGGGCACCTTCACCGCCCCGATCGTCATCAGTAACGCCGGCCTGCAACCGACTGTTATGAAGCTGGTGGGGGAACAGCACTTCGATCAGAAGTACGTCCAGTACGTGAAGAGCCTGCTGCCCTCATGGGCGCTGCTGGGATATCGCTATTTCTTGCGCCAGCCGGTGCTCGACGTCACCTACGGGGTGATCTTTTCGGACAACAGCCCGTGGAGCCTCGATCGGCTCAATCAGGCCCACGCGGGTCGGGCTTCGCGCGAAGGCGTGGTCTACTTCGAGGTGCCGTCGAACTACGATCCGGCAGCGGCGCCGCCGGGCAAGCAAATCGTCATGACCGGCTCGTTCTGCCCGCCCAGCCCACAGATGACTGCGGAAGAAATCGCCGCCTGGGCCAACGCCGGCGAGGCCATCTTCTTCAAGGCCTTCCCCGCGCTGGCAGACGCAATCGAAGACAAGGAACTGTACACGCCCAAGGACGTGTCCAATCTGACCCGTGACTCCGCCATCCACGGCCACGGCGGCGAGACCATCGGCCTGGGACAGGTCGTGGGCCAATGCGGTCCGGGCAAGCCCACAGTGGAGGCACCGCTGCGCGGCCTGTTCTACGTCGGCTGCGACGCCGGCGGCAGCGGTGTCGGCACCCAGCAAGCGATCGAGTCGGGAATGAAGGTCGCCGACGCGGTGCTGCGCTATCACCAGGCAAGCAAAGCCGCGGCATAG
- a CDS encoding DUF1800 domain-containing protein → MGDQYSVLSTADARQLLRRAGFSGTPTKIKYLVGKTRGAAADSLLRFRSIKIKPYGRDIEGVRRAWLRTMLTAPFPLQEKLILFWHDHFATGADKVSDPKIMSDQIGLLRLYAKGNFKAMVKAINKNPAMMWFLDTILNRKSQPNENYARELQELFTLGVKDLLGVDNYTQADVVQIARAFTGWRFDYTTLVPSMSTSRHDFQYPPSYSGPDRGDKVIYKNRAPFGSNGAAYAANAGEEGEAEIDKIIDIIFQHQDSQGHNTVARHIAHKLFTYFCHATPPLTTIDELITASSFDTQFEIAPLVRAMLCHDEFYATAAPAPFDATTKKSVKWPIDYVVSTMRLFSMRPDSRYWTVGYAESEVTDHLSNMGQNLLEPPSVFGWDWEAGWLNSATMLARYNFARDVIAARRFSIFGFHPENIRVSSTLKLIDLTAPADIVNAATDYLGITDQLTLADRTALIAYLQDDGNGGTYTTLDLHDYDIRHTKLHGLFGVLLQSAAYQLH, encoded by the coding sequence ATGGGAGATCAATACAGCGTCTTGAGCACCGCCGACGCCCGGCAGCTCTTGCGGCGCGCCGGCTTCTCGGGCACGCCGACCAAGATCAAGTACTTGGTCGGCAAGACCCGCGGCGCCGCCGCTGACTCGTTGCTGCGCTTCCGCTCGATCAAGATCAAACCCTACGGGCGCGACATCGAGGGGGTACGCCGCGCGTGGCTACGTACTATGCTGACAGCGCCTTTTCCGTTGCAGGAGAAGCTGATCCTGTTTTGGCACGACCACTTCGCCACCGGCGCCGACAAAGTCAGTGACCCGAAAATCATGTCCGACCAGATCGGCCTGCTTCGCCTCTACGCCAAGGGCAACTTCAAGGCGATGGTGAAGGCGATCAACAAGAACCCGGCGATGATGTGGTTCCTCGACACCATCCTCAATCGCAAGAGCCAGCCGAACGAGAACTATGCCCGTGAGCTGCAAGAGCTGTTCACTCTCGGCGTCAAGGATCTGCTCGGCGTCGACAACTACACGCAAGCGGATGTCGTGCAGATTGCCCGCGCCTTCACGGGCTGGCGTTTCGACTACACCACACTGGTGCCGTCGATGTCGACGTCACGCCACGACTTCCAGTACCCGCCGAGCTATTCCGGTCCCGACCGCGGCGACAAGGTGATCTACAAGAACCGCGCGCCCTTCGGCAGCAACGGTGCCGCCTACGCGGCCAACGCCGGCGAAGAGGGCGAGGCGGAGATCGACAAGATCATCGATATCATCTTTCAGCACCAGGATAGCCAGGGCCACAACACCGTCGCGCGCCACATCGCCCACAAGCTCTTTACCTATTTCTGCCACGCCACGCCGCCGCTGACCACCATCGATGAGCTGATCACGGCTTCGAGCTTCGACACCCAGTTCGAGATCGCGCCGCTGGTGCGGGCCATGCTCTGCCACGATGAGTTCTATGCCACGGCCGCGCCGGCGCCGTTCGACGCCACCACCAAGAAATCGGTGAAGTGGCCGATCGATTACGTCGTCAGCACCATGCGCCTATTCAGCATGCGCCCCGATTCGCGCTACTGGACCGTTGGCTATGCTGAAAGCGAGGTCACTGACCACCTCAGCAACATGGGGCAAAACCTGCTCGAACCGCCGAGCGTATTCGGCTGGGATTGGGAAGCGGGGTGGCTCAACAGTGCCACCATGCTGGCGCGTTACAACTTCGCACGCGACGTGATCGCGGCGCGGCGGTTCAGCATCTTCGGCTTCCATCCTGAGAACATCCGCGTTAGCTCGACGCTGAAGCTGATCGACCTCACCGCCCCCGCGGACATCGTCAACGCCGCCACCGACTATCTCGGCATCACCGACCAATTGACGCTGGCTGATCGCACCGCGCTGATCGCGTATCTACAGGACGATGGTAACGGCGGCACCTACACCACGCTCGACCTGCACGACTACGACATCCGCCACACCAAGCTGCACGGCCTCTTCGGAGTCCTGCTGCAATCCGCCGCCTACCAGTTGCATTGA
- a CDS encoding DUF1501 domain-containing protein: MALTRRQFLQRTGALTAGSILAPGFFRTPLLRHALAAIDDRFFVVVFLDGGNDGLNTVVPLGDAGPAALRTAYEAARATGTGGLRLSTTALTPLQIANDLNTGTPLALHPGLVGLKNLYDLGKVAVVQGVGYPDYSGSHAEARTAWRTANPLGLPSVRNGWLGRYLADNYGSSNIPGVNIEFTVAGEFEQQATTVLTLERLQYFLFPFDQYNLANDYDPKKDAHLALASNAAASLLPVYSYLGTTGSNTLLATESYQSLHGLYTNERPSWNSAYSALDGNGVGYNGFARDLREVAKVIYGVKQGVSGVTSRFFEVSNSGYDTHSDQGTDANSDQHFRLHRRVGDAIEVFYQDLEDMGLADKVCILVWSEFGRRILQNDNGTDHGSQGPAFVIGGAVNGGVYGNHPNINGVDSGAPQALDDGGNTPYSQAANNLADLTLPFRSTDLRDVYGTIIKHWLNLDDSQAQGLLPLDTGSADEYWTVPNFDLGFL, from the coding sequence ATGGCTCTGACACGGAGGCAGTTCCTGCAGCGCACCGGCGCCTTGACTGCCGGCAGCATTCTCGCCCCGGGGTTCTTCCGCACCCCTTTGCTCCGGCACGCCCTGGCTGCGATCGACGATCGGTTCTTTGTGGTGGTCTTCCTCGACGGTGGCAACGACGGGCTCAATACCGTGGTGCCGCTCGGCGACGCCGGCCCGGCGGCGCTGCGAACCGCCTATGAAGCCGCGCGCGCAACCGGCACTGGCGGCCTGCGCCTGTCGACGACGGCGCTGACCCCCTTACAAATCGCCAACGACCTCAACACCGGCACCCCACTCGCGCTCCACCCCGGCCTGGTGGGACTAAAGAACCTCTACGACCTCGGCAAGGTCGCGGTGGTGCAGGGCGTCGGCTATCCCGACTACAGCGGCTCGCACGCTGAAGCCCGCACCGCCTGGCGCACGGCGAATCCGCTCGGTCTGCCCTCGGTGCGCAATGGTTGGCTGGGACGCTACCTGGCCGACAACTACGGCAGCTCAAACATCCCCGGCGTCAACATCGAGTTCACCGTCGCGGGCGAGTTCGAGCAACAAGCGACGACCGTCCTTACCCTCGAGCGCTTGCAGTACTTCCTCTTCCCGTTCGACCAGTACAACCTGGCCAACGACTACGACCCAAAGAAAGATGCGCACCTGGCTCTCGCCAGTAACGCGGCCGCATCGCTGCTGCCGGTGTACAGCTACCTCGGCACCACCGGCAGCAATACGCTGCTGGCCACCGAGAGCTATCAGTCGCTCCATGGGCTGTACACCAACGAGCGGCCCTCGTGGAACAGCGCGTACTCCGCACTCGACGGCAACGGTGTCGGCTACAACGGCTTCGCCCGCGACCTGCGCGAGGTCGCCAAGGTCATCTACGGCGTGAAGCAAGGTGTCAGCGGCGTCACCTCGCGCTTCTTCGAGGTCAGCAACTCGGGTTACGATACTCATTCGGACCAAGGCACAGACGCGAACAGTGACCAGCATTTCCGCTTACACCGCCGCGTCGGCGACGCCATCGAGGTCTTTTACCAAGATCTCGAGGACATGGGCTTGGCCGATAAGGTCTGCATCCTGGTGTGGAGCGAATTCGGCCGGCGCATACTACAGAACGACAACGGCACCGATCACGGCTCGCAGGGCCCGGCGTTTGTCATCGGCGGGGCGGTCAACGGGGGCGTATACGGCAATCATCCGAACATAAACGGCGTCGATTCCGGCGCGCCGCAGGCCCTCGATGACGGGGGCAACACGCCGTACTCGCAGGCTGCCAACAACCTCGCCGACCTCACCTTGCCGTTCCGATCAACCGACCTGCGCGATGTCTACGGTACGATCATCAAGCATTGGCTGAACCTCGACGACTCACAAGCTCAGGGATTGCTACCGCTCGATACCGGCTCGGCCGACGAGTACTGGACGGTTCCGAACTTCGATCTGGGGTTCCTCTAG
- a CDS encoding DUF1722 domain-containing protein, with translation MSGGTAVSPEAPIRIGISSCLLGERVRFDGGHKRDAFLVETFGRYVDWVPVCPEVEVGLGVPRESLQLRRIAGQVRMVTTETGIDHTEAMRRYSQRRVAALAGADLCGYVLKKNSPSCGVERVKIYGHARPIASGRGLFAEALRQAFPHLPVEEEGRLNNPQLRENFIERVFAYRRLRALFGARWTIGGLAAFHSAHKLQLTAHSPRLYTELGQLVTGAKALPRPALRASYEAQFMRTLARTATTRRQVSVLQGTMKYFTSRLEPAALRQLRGLVAEYGSGRLPPVVPLALVRHYAQQFSVPQLQGQTYLEPDPQELMLRNHV, from the coding sequence CTGAGCGGGGGCACGGCGGTTTCGCCGGAGGCCCCGATCCGCATCGGCATTTCTTCGTGTTTGCTGGGTGAACGAGTGCGTTTCGACGGCGGGCACAAGCGCGACGCTTTCTTGGTCGAGACCTTCGGCCGATACGTCGACTGGGTGCCCGTGTGTCCTGAGGTCGAGGTCGGGCTCGGGGTACCGCGCGAATCGCTGCAGCTGCGCCGCATTGCGGGTCAGGTGCGCATGGTGACCACCGAGACGGGCATCGATCACACCGAGGCCATGCGCCGGTACTCGCAGCGGCGAGTTGCGGCGCTGGCGGGAGCCGATCTGTGCGGCTACGTGCTCAAGAAGAACTCGCCGAGCTGCGGCGTGGAACGGGTGAAGATCTACGGCCACGCTCGCCCTATTGCCAGCGGGCGCGGCCTATTTGCCGAGGCCTTGCGACAGGCCTTCCCGCACCTGCCGGTGGAGGAAGAGGGTCGCTTGAATAACCCGCAGCTGCGCGAGAACTTCATCGAGCGGGTGTTCGCCTACCGCCGTCTACGCGCGCTGTTTGGCGCGCGCTGGACGATCGGCGGCCTGGCGGCTTTCCACAGCGCCCACAAACTGCAGCTCACGGCGCACTCGCCGCGGCTCTACACCGAGCTGGGCCAGTTGGTGACCGGGGCGAAAGCGCTGCCACGTCCGGCACTGCGCGCGTCCTACGAGGCGCAGTTCATGCGCACGCTGGCGCGGACGGCCACGACCAGACGGCAGGTGAGCGTCTTGCAGGGCACGATGAAATATTTCACCAGTCGGCTCGAACCGGCAGCGCTCCGACAGCTGCGCGGTCTGGTCGCAGAGTACGGAAGCGGGCGGCTACCGCCGGTGGTCCCGCTCGCCCTGGTGCGGCACTACGCGCAGCAGTTCTCAGTTCCCCAGCTGCAAGGACAGACGTACCTCGAACCGGACCCGCAAGAGTTGATGTTACGGAACCACGTGTGA
- a CDS encoding glycoside hydrolase family 44 protein: MTRTRFSLLLTCFVVLAVSPTLAGTATVYDDALASNWADWSWGGVTRDFNKTAPVHAGNASIAVTFTAGWSGLQIGDWQGFDASAYDAVRFYVHGGTSGGQVIEVEVGDSTAGTSVRRALTPAAGAWKTVDVPLAGLGTPRSVSYLYWFNATAGAQATFYVDDVVFISTTLPTPTPAVTPAGPRLSIDVAADRHPISSAIYGMNFADEGLAAALGLPVRRWGGNATTRYNWQVDSNNHASDWYFENLPNPNDNPAALPDGSASDQFVEQDRRTDTATLLTVPLIGWTPKDRRRGCGFSVSKYGAQQSTDSWMPDCGNGIRPDGSLISGNDPQDTSIAITPAFVQEWMQHLMGKYGDAASGGLRLYNLDNEPELWDDTHRDVHPAPTSYDEMRDRTYAYAAAIKATDPAAETLGPASWGWTAYFWSALDWAPGGAWWNNPQDRLAHGNVPFIEWYLQQMRAYEQEHGVRILNYLDLHYYPQASGVTLSPVGGTATQALRLRSTRALWDPTYVDESWIGEAVRLIPRMRDWVNANYPGTKLAITEYNWGASDHLNGALAQADVLGIFGREGLDLAALWSPPTASQPVAFAFRVFLNYDGAHSRFGDVSVAATSTEQAQLAVYGAQRSTSGTLTIVIVNKTAQALTSAVTFAHFSAGPSAQVYRYSASNLGSIVREADQAVGPSGFTATFPGSSITLVVVPPSGAPPATTNTPTRTPTATRTATAMLSSTTTATRTATLTQTSTRTPTRTPLPTLTATRRPTRTRTPTRTATRTPTRTPTRTPTRLRRWF, from the coding sequence ATGACTCGCACACGATTCTCTCTGCTGCTCACCTGCTTTGTCGTTCTCGCTGTGAGCCCAACGCTTGCCGGTACTGCCACGGTGTATGACGACGCGCTCGCGAGCAATTGGGCGGATTGGTCGTGGGGTGGGGTGACCCGTGACTTCAACAAGACCGCTCCGGTCCATGCGGGGAACGCGTCGATCGCGGTGACGTTCACCGCGGGATGGAGCGGTTTACAAATCGGCGACTGGCAAGGGTTCGATGCGAGCGCGTACGACGCTGTGCGCTTCTACGTACACGGTGGCACCAGTGGTGGTCAGGTCATCGAGGTGGAGGTCGGCGACAGCACCGCTGGCACATCGGTCCGGCGTGCGCTCACGCCTGCAGCCGGGGCTTGGAAGACCGTCGATGTGCCACTAGCAGGTCTCGGTACGCCGCGCTCGGTCAGCTACCTCTATTGGTTCAATGCCACGGCCGGAGCGCAAGCGACGTTCTATGTCGACGACGTGGTGTTTATTTCCACCACGCTGCCGACACCGACACCAGCAGTGACGCCGGCGGGACCAAGGCTCAGTATCGATGTTGCGGCCGATCGCCATCCGATCAGCTCAGCTATCTATGGGATGAACTTCGCCGACGAGGGTCTGGCCGCCGCACTGGGCCTACCGGTTAGGCGTTGGGGAGGAAACGCCACGACGCGCTACAATTGGCAGGTCGATAGCAACAACCACGCGTCCGACTGGTACTTCGAAAACCTCCCGAACCCCAACGACAACCCGGCGGCGCTGCCGGACGGATCTGCGAGTGATCAGTTCGTCGAGCAAGATCGGCGCACTGACACCGCCACTCTGCTGACCGTTCCGCTGATTGGTTGGACGCCGAAGGATCGGCGCCGCGGGTGTGGTTTCAGCGTCAGCAAGTACGGCGCACAACAGTCCACCGATTCGTGGATGCCGGATTGCGGCAACGGCATTCGCCCAGATGGTTCGCTCATCAGTGGCAACGACCCGCAGGACACGAGCATCGCCATCACGCCGGCGTTCGTGCAGGAATGGATGCAACATCTTATGGGCAAGTACGGTGACGCCGCCAGTGGCGGCCTACGCCTCTACAACCTCGACAACGAACCGGAGCTGTGGGACGACACCCACCGTGATGTGCATCCCGCTCCAACCAGCTACGACGAGATGCGCGATCGCACCTATGCTTATGCGGCCGCCATCAAAGCCACCGATCCGGCCGCCGAAACGCTCGGGCCGGCGTCCTGGGGCTGGACGGCCTATTTCTGGTCGGCACTTGACTGGGCCCCGGGTGGGGCCTGGTGGAACAACCCGCAGGATCGGCTGGCACACGGCAACGTCCCGTTCATCGAATGGTACCTGCAACAGATGCGTGCCTACGAACAGGAGCACGGAGTCCGCATCCTGAACTACCTCGACCTGCACTACTACCCGCAGGCGTCCGGGGTGACGTTGTCGCCGGTTGGCGGCACGGCGACGCAAGCGCTGCGCCTGCGGTCGACGCGGGCGTTATGGGATCCGACCTACGTTGACGAGAGCTGGATCGGCGAAGCGGTGCGCCTAATTCCCCGCATGCGTGACTGGGTGAACGCGAACTATCCTGGGACCAAGCTCGCCATTACGGAGTACAACTGGGGGGCGTCGGATCATCTCAACGGGGCGCTGGCGCAGGCCGACGTGCTTGGCATCTTCGGTCGCGAAGGACTCGACCTCGCGGCGCTTTGGAGCCCACCCACGGCGAGCCAGCCGGTGGCGTTCGCGTTCCGCGTGTTCTTGAACTACGACGGCGCCCATAGCCGCTTCGGTGATGTCAGCGTCGCCGCCACGAGTACCGAGCAGGCGCAGCTCGCAGTCTATGGCGCTCAGCGCAGCACCAGCGGCACGCTCACCATTGTCATCGTCAACAAGACGGCTCAGGCCCTGACCAGCGCTGTCACGTTCGCCCACTTCAGCGCCGGCCCCAGCGCACAGGTATACCGCTACAGCGCTAGCAACCTCGGCAGCATTGTCCGGGAGGCCGATCAAGCGGTGGGCCCCAGCGGGTTCACTGCCACCTTCCCGGGTTCGTCGATTACTCTGGTCGTCGTACCGCCATCAGGTGCACCACCTGCGACAACGAACACACCGACACGCACTCCGACGGCGACACGGACGGCGACGGCGATGCTTTCCAGCACTACGACAGCGACGCGGACGGCAACATTGACGCAGACCAGCACCAGGACTCCAACGCGTACGCCGTTACCGACGCTGACGGCGACCCGGAGGCCAACACGGACGCGGACCCCAACCAGGACAGCAACACGAACCCCAACCAGGACACCGACACGAACTCCGACGAGACTTCGCCGCTGGTTCTAG